The Hahella sp. HNIBRBA332 genome window below encodes:
- a CDS encoding DUF2959 domain-containing protein, with translation MSSLLFRLPLLICLLLGLSACQSAYYSAMEKVGVHKRDIMVDRVGAARDAQEEAKEEFKSALDRFQNMFGKKDSTLQKQYDQLSAAFEDSEDAAEEVSKRIDAVEDVSEALFEEWEEELELYTSPKLKQDSAAKLAATRKKYQRLITAMRAAENRMQPVLNALRDQVLYLKHNLNASAIDGLKGELRSVESNVSRLVADMEKSIAEAESFIATLSDKKG, from the coding sequence ATGTCTTCTCTGTTATTCCGTCTACCGCTGCTGATATGTCTTTTGCTGGGACTGTCTGCGTGTCAGAGCGCCTATTACAGCGCCATGGAAAAAGTCGGCGTGCATAAGCGCGACATCATGGTGGATCGCGTTGGCGCCGCCCGTGACGCTCAGGAGGAGGCCAAAGAGGAGTTCAAGTCCGCGCTGGACCGGTTCCAAAACATGTTCGGCAAAAAGGATTCCACGTTGCAGAAGCAATACGATCAGCTCAGCGCAGCGTTTGAAGACAGCGAAGATGCGGCGGAAGAGGTGAGCAAGCGCATTGATGCAGTGGAGGACGTGTCCGAAGCCTTGTTCGAAGAATGGGAAGAGGAGCTGGAGCTTTACACCAGTCCCAAGCTGAAACAGGACAGCGCCGCCAAATTGGCCGCCACCAGGAAAAAATATCAGCGACTCATCACCGCCATGCGGGCGGCGGAAAACCGTATGCAGCCGGTGCTTAACGCACTGCGCGATCAAGTGCTGTATCTTAAGCACAACCTGAATGCGTCCGCCATCGATGGTCTGAAAGGGGAGCTGCGCTCAGTGGAGAGCAATGTGTCCAGACTGGTTGCGGATATGGAGAAATCCATCGCCGAAGCGGAGTCTTTTATCGCGACTTTGAGCGACAAGAAGGGCTGA
- a CDS encoding DUF4399 domain-containing protein: MKIRHLVSVSLLGLSSVAMAAGLPKTANPENAKAYIISPTDGETVSSKFVVRFGLEGMGVAPAGVERENTGHHHLLIDGEKMPDMNMPLGADVKHFGGGQTETTLELPPGQHTLQLILGDHLHQPHAHPVVSDKITITVK; encoded by the coding sequence GTGAAAATTCGTCATTTAGTTTCCGTATCCTTGCTTGGCCTGAGCAGCGTCGCAATGGCCGCAGGCCTGCCCAAGACCGCCAACCCTGAAAACGCCAAAGCCTATATCATCTCCCCAACTGACGGCGAAACTGTGTCCAGCAAGTTCGTAGTGCGCTTCGGTTTGGAAGGCATGGGCGTAGCGCCGGCTGGCGTTGAGCGCGAAAATACCGGACATCATCACCTGCTCATCGACGGCGAAAAGATGCCGGACATGAATATGCCCCTGGGCGCGGACGTCAAACACTTTGGCGGCGGCCAGACTGAAACCACACTGGAACTGCCGCCTGGACAGCACACCCTGCAATTGATCCTGGGCGATCATTTGCACCAGCCCCACGCGCATCCTGTGGTGTCTGACAAAATCACCATCACCGTAAAGTAA
- a CDS encoding endonuclease/exonuclease/phosphatase family protein, whose translation MNASKLLGTAARLLLGGALAAHPFLASADSHWRDRHAPETVRFATFNASLNRSAQGELIADLNSGDNAQIQAVAEIIQRTQPDVLLINEFDYDAAGEAARLFQQNYLSVSQNGAAPAIYPYVYSAPSNTGVASGFDLNNDGVIGESGFELANDAFGFGVFEGQYGMLLLSKYPIQEQRTRTFQHFLWRDMPNALLPDNPDTDAPADWFSPEELEVVRLSSKSHWDAPINIRGRRIHALVSHPTPPVFDGPEDRNGTRNHDEIRFWADYISGRRVSRYIVDDAGRRGGLGDRESFVIMGDENADPFDGDATQNPMAQLLEHPRVNVKHTPMSAGSADAAFRQGEANALQIGNRAQDTGDFTDANPGNLRTDYVLPSTDLTIVNSGVFWPSADDELYRLVGEGGAVSSDHRLVWVDIRLR comes from the coding sequence ATGAATGCGTCCAAACTGCTTGGGACAGCAGCCCGCTTATTATTGGGCGGCGCACTGGCGGCCCATCCCTTCCTGGCATCCGCAGATTCTCACTGGCGTGACCGCCATGCCCCAGAGACGGTGAGATTCGCCACATTCAATGCATCGCTGAACCGGTCGGCGCAGGGAGAACTCATCGCGGATCTGAACAGCGGCGACAACGCCCAGATACAGGCGGTGGCGGAAATTATTCAGCGCACCCAGCCGGACGTGCTGCTGATCAATGAATTTGACTACGACGCCGCGGGAGAAGCCGCTCGTCTGTTCCAGCAGAATTACCTGTCGGTCAGCCAGAATGGCGCTGCGCCGGCGATCTACCCTTACGTTTATTCCGCGCCTTCCAACACCGGCGTAGCGTCCGGTTTTGACCTCAATAACGATGGCGTCATCGGCGAGTCCGGGTTCGAGCTGGCCAACGATGCTTTCGGCTTTGGCGTCTTCGAAGGCCAGTACGGCATGCTGCTGTTATCCAAATACCCCATCCAGGAGCAACGGACACGCACTTTTCAGCATTTTCTCTGGCGGGACATGCCCAACGCCTTGCTGCCGGATAATCCCGACACAGACGCGCCTGCGGACTGGTTCAGTCCCGAGGAGCTGGAAGTGGTGCGACTGTCTTCCAAGAGTCATTGGGACGCGCCCATCAATATTCGTGGACGCCGCATTCATGCCCTGGTCAGCCACCCCACACCGCCGGTTTTCGATGGTCCTGAGGACCGTAACGGAACCCGCAATCATGATGAAATTCGTTTCTGGGCGGACTACATTTCCGGTCGTCGCGTCAGCCGTTACATTGTGGATGACGCAGGTCGACGCGGCGGACTGGGCGATAGAGAAAGCTTCGTGATCATGGGCGACGAAAACGCAGACCCCTTTGACGGCGACGCCACACAAAATCCCATGGCGCAATTGTTGGAGCACCCTCGCGTAAATGTTAAACATACACCAATGAGCGCCGGTTCGGCGGACGCCGCGTTCAGGCAGGGAGAGGCCAACGCCTTGCAAATCGGCAATCGCGCGCAGGACACCGGAGACTTTACCGACGCCAACCCGGGCAACCTGCGCACCGACTATGTATTGCCCTCTACCGATCTGACAATTGTTAACTCCGGCGTGTTCTGGCCCAGCGCTGACGACGAACTGTATCGACTGGTTGGCGAAGGCGGCGCCGTCAGCTCCGATCACCGCCTGGTGTGGGTGGATATCCGTCTACGCTGA
- a CDS encoding ABC transporter ATP-binding protein — MASQSQSSFQALLSLLRYARGYRRRIIAAGSCSIINKLFDIAPEILIGIAIDVVVNKEQSFVAAMGFDTPQQQILALGVLTFFIWAGESIFEYLHLIMWRNLGQVLQADLRQDAYDHVQRLDMAFFESRSSGQLVSIINDDVNQLERFLDGGANNLIQVFVTVIAVGGVFLAISPFIAMLAFTPIPIIIWGAFFFLKRANPLYADVREKVGGLASRLANNIGGIATIKSFTAEAQESERLREASDAYVQANRRAIAVSSAFIPVIRMAILAGFLATFTVGGMQALSGELNAGAYGVLVFLTQRLLWPLTNLAQTVDLFERAMASTRRILGVIETPIDVRDEGSRSLPQPIRGEVDFQNVSFEYSAGAGGVENVNLQVKAGSTLALVGATGSGKSTLIKLLLRFYRPKQGAILVDGAPIEQLPLKELRGAIGLVSQDVFLFEGSIRDNIAYGRPTASEEEIVSAAKTAEAWEFIARLPEGLDTPVGERGVKLSGGQRQRLSLARALLKDPPILVLDEATSAVDNETEAAIQRSLKHIAHGRTVVMIAHRLSTIVHADNIVVVDHGKVVEQGDHRQLLERKGMYWSQWQVQTGGEAEVETVFS; from the coding sequence ATGGCCTCGCAATCCCAGTCCAGCTTTCAGGCGCTGCTGAGCCTGCTGCGCTACGCTCGTGGCTACCGGCGACGCATCATCGCCGCCGGTTCGTGTTCTATCATCAATAAGCTTTTCGACATCGCTCCGGAAATTCTCATCGGCATCGCCATCGACGTTGTGGTGAATAAAGAGCAGAGCTTCGTCGCCGCGATGGGGTTCGACACCCCACAGCAGCAGATCCTCGCGTTAGGGGTTTTGACGTTTTTCATTTGGGCCGGCGAGTCCATTTTCGAATACCTCCACTTGATCATGTGGCGCAATCTGGGCCAGGTATTGCAGGCTGACCTCCGTCAGGACGCCTATGATCACGTCCAGCGTCTGGATATGGCCTTCTTCGAATCGCGCAGTTCCGGGCAGCTCGTCTCCATCATCAATGATGATGTCAACCAGTTGGAGCGTTTTCTCGACGGCGGCGCTAATAACCTGATTCAGGTGTTCGTCACTGTGATCGCCGTCGGCGGCGTCTTCCTGGCGATCTCCCCCTTTATCGCCATGCTGGCCTTTACCCCGATTCCCATCATCATTTGGGGCGCGTTCTTCTTCCTGAAACGGGCCAATCCTCTGTACGCGGACGTGCGTGAAAAAGTGGGCGGGCTGGCGTCGCGTCTGGCCAATAACATCGGCGGCATCGCCACGATCAAGAGCTTCACGGCGGAAGCTCAGGAATCCGAGCGTCTGCGCGAAGCCAGCGACGCCTATGTTCAGGCCAACCGCAGGGCGATCGCGGTCAGCTCCGCCTTCATTCCGGTTATTCGGATGGCGATTCTGGCGGGCTTTCTCGCCACCTTCACCGTGGGCGGTATGCAGGCCTTGTCCGGCGAGCTCAACGCCGGCGCCTACGGCGTACTGGTGTTCCTGACCCAGCGTCTGCTATGGCCGTTGACCAATCTGGCGCAAACCGTGGATCTGTTCGAACGCGCCATGGCCAGCACCCGCCGCATCCTGGGCGTGATAGAAACCCCCATCGACGTGCGCGACGAAGGCTCGCGCTCCTTACCACAGCCCATACGCGGTGAAGTGGACTTCCAAAACGTCAGCTTCGAATACTCTGCAGGCGCCGGCGGTGTGGAAAACGTCAATTTGCAGGTCAAAGCCGGCTCCACGCTGGCGCTGGTCGGCGCCACCGGGTCCGGTAAGTCGACGCTGATCAAGTTGTTGCTGCGCTTTTACAGGCCCAAGCAGGGCGCGATACTGGTGGACGGCGCGCCCATCGAACAGCTGCCTCTCAAGGAACTGCGCGGCGCCATTGGTCTGGTCAGTCAGGATGTGTTCCTGTTCGAAGGCAGTATTCGCGACAACATCGCCTATGGCCGTCCCACCGCCAGTGAAGAGGAGATCGTCTCCGCAGCCAAAACGGCGGAAGCCTGGGAATTTATCGCACGTCTGCCGGAAGGCCTGGATACGCCTGTCGGCGAGCGCGGCGTCAAGCTGTCCGGCGGCCAACGCCAGCGCTTGTCTTTAGCCCGCGCGCTATTAAAAGATCCGCCGATTCTGGTGCTCGACGAGGCCACCAGCGCCGTCGACAACGAAACCGAGGCTGCGATTCAGCGCTCACTGAAACACATCGCCCACGGCCGCACCGTGGTGATGATCGCTCACCGTCTTTCGACGATTGTCCATGCGGACAATATTGTTGTGGTCGATCACGGCAAGGTGGTGGAGCAGGGCGACCATCGCCAGTTGCTGGAGCGCAAGGGCATGTACTGGTCGCAATGGCAGGTGCAAACTGGCGGCGAAGCGGAAGTGGAAACGGTGTTTTCCTGA
- a CDS encoding ABC transporter substrate-binding protein, translating to MTLSRGEYARRTGVLGLLLWLALTSAASADCERPLSVGWESWRPYMYKNEEGRLSGLDIELIQAVADRMGCQLEFSETPFKRHLLQLRQGKIDLATSVQKTPEREEYAWFSQTYRTSASNLIIRREDADRYHFKSFKEMTQSRFRLGVTRGYFYGENVNEYIEKGGGKLHVEDVVSDELNLMKLLAKRVDGIFADPIVIYSLARDIGRKDDIAVHPLDLVTSTFYIMGSKASISPKTMDNLNQALKDMRQSGEFAAIVDRYLAGG from the coding sequence ATGACTCTTTCTAGAGGCGAATATGCCCGAAGAACCGGCGTTTTGGGCCTGTTGCTATGGTTAGCGCTGACCAGCGCGGCGTCTGCTGATTGTGAGCGTCCGCTGTCCGTAGGCTGGGAGTCCTGGCGTCCCTACATGTACAAGAACGAGGAAGGGCGCCTGAGTGGTCTGGATATAGAACTGATTCAGGCGGTGGCGGACCGGATGGGGTGTCAGCTGGAGTTTTCTGAGACGCCTTTCAAGCGACATCTGTTGCAATTACGCCAGGGTAAAATTGATCTCGCCACCTCGGTGCAGAAGACGCCTGAACGTGAAGAATATGCATGGTTTTCACAGACCTATCGCACCTCGGCCTCCAACCTGATCATTCGCCGTGAAGACGCCGACCGTTACCACTTCAAATCCTTCAAGGAAATGACTCAGAGCCGTTTCAGACTGGGTGTGACGCGGGGTTATTTCTATGGCGAGAACGTCAACGAATACATCGAGAAAGGCGGTGGAAAGTTACATGTCGAAGACGTGGTGTCTGATGAACTGAACTTGATGAAGCTTCTGGCCAAACGTGTGGACGGCATTTTCGCCGACCCTATCGTGATTTACAGTCTGGCCAGAGATATCGGCAGGAAGGACGATATTGCGGTACACCCTCTGGATCTTGTTACTTCCACTTTTTATATCATGGGAAGTAAGGCGTCCATATCGCCAAAAACCATGGATAACCTGAACCAAGCGCTTAAGGATATGCGACAGAGCGGCGAATTCGCCGCCATCGTTGACCGCTATCTGGCGGGAGGTTAA
- a CDS encoding DUF1330 domain-containing protein, producing MASINPDWEELAGLLTRMPPDQPVVMLNLLKFHDIAAYADASVRCSGREAYATYSQTALQTVREVGGELLWMGRAQASVIAPAGEKWDEVLLVRYPSIQAFHRMLSMPDYQACVIHRTAALADSRLIATTEHTPL from the coding sequence ATGGCCTCGATTAATCCTGACTGGGAAGAACTTGCCGGATTGTTAACCCGGATGCCACCGGATCAGCCCGTTGTCATGCTGAATCTGTTGAAGTTTCATGACATCGCCGCTTATGCGGACGCCTCTGTCCGCTGCAGCGGTAGAGAAGCCTACGCAACTTACTCGCAGACTGCGCTGCAGACGGTACGTGAAGTCGGCGGCGAGTTGCTCTGGATGGGGCGGGCCCAGGCGTCGGTGATAGCGCCAGCGGGCGAGAAATGGGATGAGGTTCTGTTGGTGCGTTATCCCTCTATCCAGGCATTTCACCGCATGTTGTCCATGCCCGACTATCAAGCCTGCGTTATTCACCGCACCGCCGCTTTGGCTGACTCCCGTCTGATCGCCACCACGGAGCATACGCCACTGTGA
- the thiE gene encoding thiamine phosphate synthase — MTDLKPKVWIIAASDSAGASGVQADLATLHGLDVHGGTAITAVTAQNSQEVVSINPVSASALQDQLRALRADGDAAAIKMGLLADAEQVEVLREFLCGFSGVVVLDPVLGSTTGADFGLAVAALKTLLPYVDVVTPNIPEAEQLVDMRISGPPDMLSAASRLRELGAKAVWLKGGHSAQDGPCLDLVWLSEQPCWFAQPRLSVRHSRGTGCTLASALAAFVARREALADAAALASAYVRQGLRQGYAIGPGPGPIARQGWPVQMTDFPRIVDRLDWLDYSAFPDCGESPLGLYPVVDSVAWLRKLLPLGIDTCQLRIKSDDLTLLEAAIKEAAELGRQYGCRLFINDHWRLAIKHGAYGVHLGQEDIADADLDAIRDAGLRLGVSTHGDYEWARAAAVKPSYIAIGAIFPTQTKEVRIVGLEKLARWVALLDGHYPLTAIGGINLDNIEAVLNTGVSSVAVVSAITQAQDFREAVANLNRKLLKGAE, encoded by the coding sequence ATGACTGACCTGAAACCAAAAGTATGGATCATCGCCGCCTCAGACAGCGCCGGCGCTTCTGGAGTACAAGCGGATCTCGCCACCCTGCATGGGTTGGATGTCCATGGCGGTACTGCGATTACCGCCGTTACTGCACAAAATTCGCAGGAGGTCGTCAGCATCAACCCCGTTTCCGCGTCAGCGTTACAGGACCAGTTGCGGGCCCTGCGTGCGGACGGCGATGCGGCGGCGATTAAGATGGGTCTGCTGGCCGATGCCGAGCAGGTCGAGGTTCTCCGGGAATTTCTGTGCGGCTTCTCTGGGGTGGTGGTGCTTGACCCGGTGTTGGGCAGCACGACTGGCGCCGATTTCGGCCTTGCGGTGGCGGCCTTGAAAACACTGCTTCCTTATGTGGATGTGGTGACGCCGAACATTCCAGAGGCCGAGCAGCTGGTGGACATGCGCATTAGCGGACCGCCGGATATGCTGTCCGCCGCCAGTCGATTGCGTGAGCTTGGCGCCAAAGCCGTCTGGCTCAAAGGCGGTCATTCGGCGCAAGACGGTCCTTGTCTGGACTTAGTGTGGCTGTCGGAGCAGCCCTGCTGGTTTGCGCAACCGCGATTATCCGTGCGTCATAGCCGCGGCACGGGCTGCACGCTCGCCAGCGCATTGGCGGCTTTTGTCGCTCGGAGAGAAGCCCTGGCGGATGCGGCGGCGTTGGCCAGCGCCTATGTGAGACAGGGATTGCGTCAGGGATACGCGATTGGCCCCGGACCCGGCCCCATTGCGCGCCAGGGCTGGCCTGTGCAGATGACGGATTTTCCCAGAATTGTCGATCGCCTGGATTGGCTGGATTATTCTGCTTTTCCCGATTGCGGCGAATCGCCGTTGGGATTGTATCCGGTGGTGGACTCGGTGGCGTGGCTGCGTAAGTTATTACCGCTAGGGATTGACACCTGTCAGTTGCGCATCAAAAGTGATGACCTGACCTTGTTGGAGGCGGCCATTAAAGAAGCGGCGGAATTAGGCCGGCAATACGGCTGCCGCCTGTTTATCAACGACCACTGGCGACTCGCGATCAAGCATGGCGCTTATGGCGTACACCTGGGCCAGGAGGATATTGCCGACGCAGACCTGGACGCCATCCGTGACGCCGGTTTGCGCCTGGGCGTAAGTACTCATGGCGACTACGAATGGGCCCGTGCGGCGGCGGTAAAGCCCAGCTATATCGCCATTGGCGCGATCTTTCCGACACAGACCAAGGAAGTGCGCATAGTCGGTCTGGAGAAACTGGCCCGCTGGGTTGCGTTACTCGACGGTCACTACCCACTCACCGCCATCGGCGGCATTAATCTTGATAACATCGAAGCGGTCCTGAACACCGGCGTCAGCTCTGTAGCAGTGGTGTCTGCAATTACACAGGCGCAGGATTTTCGTGAAGCCGTGGCAAACCTGAACCGCAAACTTTTGAAAGGAGCGGAATAA
- a CDS encoding thiazole synthase, producing the protein MDKLSLYGETFASRLLIGSALYPSPAIMLEAVRASGAEIITLSLRRQNPAHQDGKVIWDYIRSSGCKLLPNTAGCKSAKEAVTLAEMSREIFQTDWLKLEVIGDDYSLQPDPYGLVDAAKELNKRGFKVLPYCTEDLVLCRRLLDAGCEALMPWGAPIGTGQGLLNKYNLRMLRERLPDTPMIIDAGLGAPSHAAEAMEMGFDAVLLNTAVAKAHDPVGMGGAFKLAVEAGRAGYNAGLMLTRQTASPSTPTIGMPFWRRQSQ; encoded by the coding sequence GTGGATAAGCTGTCTCTGTATGGAGAAACTTTTGCGAGTCGTCTGCTGATCGGTTCGGCGCTGTATCCGTCGCCGGCCATTATGCTGGAAGCGGTGCGAGCCAGCGGCGCAGAGATCATTACGTTGTCCCTGCGGCGGCAGAATCCGGCGCACCAGGACGGCAAAGTCATTTGGGATTACATCCGCTCCAGCGGCTGCAAGCTGCTGCCTAATACCGCAGGTTGTAAGTCGGCGAAAGAGGCAGTGACATTAGCGGAAATGTCCCGGGAAATTTTCCAGACGGACTGGCTGAAACTGGAGGTCATTGGCGACGATTACAGCCTGCAGCCAGACCCCTACGGACTGGTGGACGCCGCGAAGGAATTGAACAAACGGGGCTTCAAAGTGTTGCCCTACTGCACGGAAGATCTGGTGTTGTGTCGCCGGTTGCTGGATGCAGGCTGTGAGGCGTTGATGCCCTGGGGGGCGCCGATCGGTACGGGCCAGGGATTGCTGAACAAATACAATCTGCGCATGCTGCGGGAGCGTTTGCCGGACACGCCGATGATCATCGACGCCGGTCTGGGCGCGCCCTCCCACGCGGCGGAAGCGATGGAGATGGGCTTTGACGCCGTGCTGTTGAACACGGCGGTCGCCAAGGCCCATGATCCAGTTGGCATGGGCGGCGCGTTCAAACTGGCGGTGGAAGCCGGTCGCGCCGGATATAACGCAGGCCTGATGCTGACACGGCAAACCGCCAGCCCCAGCACGCCCACCATCGGTATGCCGTTCTGGCGGCGGCAGTCGCAATGA
- the thiS gene encoding sulfur carrier protein ThiS — protein MPPEIEITLNGEPTQVRDDALSEVLQASGYTGVGFAVAINGEFVPRSAYAQTKVSPGDLVDVVAPVAGG, from the coding sequence ATGCCGCCTGAAATCGAAATTACGTTGAATGGCGAACCCACCCAGGTTCGCGATGACGCGCTATCCGAGGTGTTGCAGGCCAGTGGTTACACCGGCGTCGGTTTCGCCGTCGCCATCAATGGCGAGTTCGTGCCGCGCTCCGCCTATGCGCAAACCAAAGTGAGCCCAGGCGATCTGGTGGATGTGGTGGCCCCGGTGGCGGGTGGCTGA
- the thiO gene encoding glycine oxidase ThiO, with product MKSKLRIGIAGGGLLGRLCAWRLALRKHEVTLFDAGDFERPGGACWTAAGMISPLSELVSAEPEVYRMGMRSLDIWPRWIAELERQTDMSASYRQAGSVVVAHSLDKAELAQFQRDLNAKLPADEALQWLDREGVARLEPGLADHFEQGLYLPSEADVNSRLLLNALLAALRQGGVRLVSDTQVECSAHRMHWSSGSERFDWVIDVRGLGASRNMTGLRGVRGEVMIIETSEVSLNRPVRLMHPRYKLYAVPRLNGQIIIGATEIESADMSPISLQSTLELSSALYALNPAFAEARVVETSVNCRPALPDNLPRVTREPGLICANGLYRHGYLLGPVVVGQVLDQLHSEKQYAA from the coding sequence ATGAAGTCTAAGCTGCGTATCGGCATCGCCGGCGGCGGTTTGCTTGGGCGCCTGTGCGCTTGGCGGTTGGCGCTGCGCAAGCATGAGGTCACTCTGTTTGACGCTGGAGACTTCGAGCGGCCCGGCGGCGCCTGCTGGACCGCGGCGGGCATGATTTCTCCATTGAGCGAGCTGGTGTCCGCAGAGCCTGAGGTTTACCGCATGGGCATGCGCAGCCTGGATATCTGGCCCCGATGGATCGCCGAACTGGAGCGTCAAACCGACATGTCGGCCAGCTATCGCCAGGCAGGTTCCGTTGTGGTGGCGCACTCGCTGGATAAGGCGGAGCTGGCGCAGTTTCAGCGTGATCTCAACGCCAAACTTCCCGCCGACGAAGCCTTGCAATGGCTGGATCGAGAGGGCGTCGCCAGGTTGGAGCCGGGGCTGGCGGATCATTTTGAGCAGGGTCTGTATCTGCCCTCGGAAGCGGACGTCAACAGTCGCCTCTTGCTCAACGCACTGCTCGCCGCGCTGCGACAAGGCGGCGTTCGCCTGGTTTCCGACACGCAGGTGGAGTGCTCCGCCCACCGTATGCATTGGAGCAGCGGCAGCGAGCGTTTTGACTGGGTCATCGACGTGCGCGGCCTGGGCGCCAGTCGCAATATGACGGGACTGCGCGGCGTGCGCGGAGAGGTCATGATTATTGAAACCTCCGAAGTCAGTTTGAATCGCCCCGTCCGTCTGATGCATCCCCGCTACAAGTTATATGCGGTCCCGCGCTTGAACGGTCAGATCATTATCGGCGCCACGGAAATTGAGAGCGCGGATATGTCGCCTATCAGTTTGCAATCCACACTGGAGCTGAGCAGCGCCCTGTACGCGTTGAATCCGGCGTTCGCGGAGGCGAGGGTGGTGGAAACCAGCGTCAACTGTCGTCCGGCGCTGCCGGATAACCTGCCCAGGGTGACGCGGGAGCCGGGGCTGATCTGCGCCAATGGACTGTACCGCCATGGCTATCTGCTGGGGCCTGTGGTGGTCGGGCAGGTGCTGGATCAATTGCACAGCGAGAAACAATATGCCGCCTGA